One genomic region from Euzebya tangerina encodes:
- a CDS encoding acetaldehyde dehydrogenase (acetylating), which produces MRCAIVGSGNIGTDLMVKLDRSEHLEMGAMIGIDPDSDGLAKARDAGHQTSADGADWLLEQADEFDIVFEATSAHVHVRNAPRYREAGLKAIDLTPAKRGPLVVPPVNGGQHVSAPNVNLITCGGQATVPIVAAVSAVTDVPYAEIISSVASKSAGPGTRQNIDEFTKTTSQALVDVGGAARGKAVMVLNPAEPPILMRNTVFCALPDGYDEALVAKSILDMVEQVQAYVPGYRLKNEPVFETDVFGTPGGVVPARVVALLEVEGAGDYFPPYAGNLDIMTASAIQIAETYATSGAALDLSEVSA; this is translated from the coding sequence ATGCGTTGCGCAATCGTCGGCTCCGGCAACATCGGTACCGACCTGATGGTCAAGCTCGACCGGTCTGAGCACCTGGAGATGGGAGCCATGATCGGCATCGACCCGGACTCCGACGGGCTGGCCAAGGCCCGGGATGCCGGGCACCAGACGTCCGCGGACGGCGCCGACTGGCTCCTCGAGCAGGCCGATGAGTTCGACATCGTCTTCGAGGCCACGTCCGCCCACGTACACGTCCGCAACGCCCCCCGGTATCGAGAGGCGGGGCTCAAGGCGATCGATCTGACACCCGCGAAGCGAGGGCCGCTGGTGGTGCCTCCCGTCAACGGCGGCCAGCACGTCAGCGCTCCGAACGTCAACCTGATCACCTGCGGCGGGCAGGCCACGGTGCCGATCGTCGCCGCCGTCTCCGCGGTGACCGACGTGCCCTACGCCGAGATTATCTCGTCAGTGGCCTCGAAGTCCGCTGGCCCGGGGACCCGGCAGAACATCGACGAGTTCACCAAGACCACGTCACAGGCGCTGGTCGATGTCGGTGGCGCGGCCAGGGGCAAGGCGGTCATGGTGCTCAACCCGGCCGAACCGCCGATCCTGATGCGCAACACCGTGTTCTGTGCGCTGCCCGACGGGTACGACGAGGCCCTCGTCGCGAAGTCCATCCTCGACATGGTCGAGCAGGTGCAGGCCTACGTGCCCGGCTACCGCCTGAAGAACGAGCCGGTGTTCGAGACCGACGTGTTCGGCACGCCCGGAGGCGTGGTTCCTGCGCGGGTCGTGGCGCTGCTCGAGGTGGAGGGGGCCGGCGACTACTTCCCGCCCTACGCCGGGAACCTGGACATCATGACGGCGTCCGCGATCCAGATCGCGGAGACCTACGCCACCAG